One segment of Brassica napus cultivar Da-Ae chromosome C3, Da-Ae, whole genome shotgun sequence DNA contains the following:
- the LOC106374970 gene encoding E3 ubiquitin ligase BIG BROTHER-related-like, whose product MDNQEEDPKQPPNKLPDDLTLFEQANSEVALAASQANSHFPPRIHDLASSRFSMMESDGESEEEGDEGRNDNYYEYFDSNGFGEDEDEINDFLEDQESNSYVEEDDFLEEEDEIDPDQLSYEELIALGEFIGVEKRGLTQTEISTCLKPSSYVFSHNKNEIDRCVVCQMEFEEGESLVILRLCNHSYHSECITKWLQTKKVCPICGSEPSHG is encoded by the coding sequence atGGATAACCAAGAAGAAGATCCCAAGCAACCTCCAAACAAACTTCCGGATGATCTAACCCTCTTCGAGCAAGCAAATTCAGAAGTTGCTCTTGCTGCCTCCCAAGCTAATTCCCATTTCCCCCCTCGTATCCATGATTTGGCCTCCTCAAGGTTTTCCATGATGGAAAGTGACGGagaatctgaagaagaaggCGACGAAGGAAGAAATGACAACTACTACGAGTATTTCGATAGCAATGGGTTTGGAGAAGACGAAGATGAAATCAATGATTTTCTTGAGGACCAAGAAAGCAACTCTTACGTTGAGGAGGATGATTTCCTGGAGGAAGAAGACGAGATTGACCCCGACCAGTTGTCTTACGAGGAACTGATTGCACTTGGAGAATTCATCGGAGTTGAAAAACGTGGCCTGACGCAGACCGAAATATCCACGTGTCTGAAGCCATCTAGCTACGTATTTTCACATAACAAAAACGAGATTGATCGTTGTGTGGTTTGCCAAATGGagtttgaagaaggagaatcttTGGTCATACTCCGACTTTGTAACCATTCGTACCACTCTGAATGTATAACCAAATGGCTTCAGACAAAGAAAGTTTGTCCCATTTGCGGCTCTGAACCATCTCACGGATAA